A window of Mus pahari chromosome 7, PAHARI_EIJ_v1.1, whole genome shotgun sequence contains these coding sequences:
- the Lsmem1 gene encoding leucine-rich single-pass membrane protein 1 isoform X1: MCCRLIQPLPLNKDFQLELRTMTHSSQDAGSQGIHEEGRLYVVDSINDLNKLNLCPTESQHLFSLEDKLPNAGTTPGNGRRGLFFVGLLLVLTVSLALVFFAIFLIIQTGKEMEDVSRRLTAEGKDIDDLKKINSMIVKRLNRLDSEQN, from the exons ATGTGCTGTCGGCTGATACAGCCACTTCCACTGAATAAGGACTTTCAACTTGAGCTTC GCACAATGACTCATTCTTCTCAGGATGCTGGGTCTCAGGGCATCCACGAAGAAGGAAGACTCTATGTTGTGGATTCCATAAATGACTTAAACAAACTCAATCTCTGTCCGACGGAATCACAACATCTATTCT CTTTAGAGGACAAACTCCCCAACGCTGGCACAACCCCAGGAAATGGAAGGCGGGGGCTGTTTTTTGTGGGGCTGCTCCTGGTGTTGACGGTCAGCCTGGCTTTGGTCTTCTTCGCCATCTTCCTAATAA ttcaAACAGGAAAAGAGATGGAAGACGTGTCAAGAAGACTGACAGCTGAGGGAAAGGACATAGATGATCTTAAGAAAATCAACAGCATGATCGTAAAGCGGCTCAACCGACTGGACTCTGAGCAGAACTGA
- the Lsmem1 gene encoding leucine-rich single-pass membrane protein 1 isoform X2 — MTHSSQDAGSQGIHEEGRLYVVDSINDLNKLNLCPTESQHLFSLEDKLPNAGTTPGNGRRGLFFVGLLLVLTVSLALVFFAIFLIIQTGKEMEDVSRRLTAEGKDIDDLKKINSMIVKRLNRLDSEQN, encoded by the exons ATGACTCATTCTTCTCAGGATGCTGGGTCTCAGGGCATCCACGAAGAAGGAAGACTCTATGTTGTGGATTCCATAAATGACTTAAACAAACTCAATCTCTGTCCGACGGAATCACAACATCTATTCT CTTTAGAGGACAAACTCCCCAACGCTGGCACAACCCCAGGAAATGGAAGGCGGGGGCTGTTTTTTGTGGGGCTGCTCCTGGTGTTGACGGTCAGCCTGGCTTTGGTCTTCTTCGCCATCTTCCTAATAA ttcaAACAGGAAAAGAGATGGAAGACGTGTCAAGAAGACTGACAGCTGAGGGAAAGGACATAGATGATCTTAAGAAAATCAACAGCATGATCGTAAAGCGGCTCAACCGACTGGACTCTGAGCAGAACTGA